One genomic region from Quercus robur chromosome 4, dhQueRobu3.1, whole genome shotgun sequence encodes:
- the LOC126721458 gene encoding uncharacterized protein LOC126721458, whose product MSVFQLPWKLCEELDGLCARFWWGQVGNERKIYWKSWDKLTLSKKDGGMGFRDLRAFNLAMLAKQGWRLLNDTTSLVYQCFKARYFPRTSVLEASESPNCSFVWRSLVAALPILRLGHCWRLGDGLSINVYRDRWIPEYPTNKPFLSVRDDEEEVWVSRLINQDLHVWRRDFIMAHFNREEGEAICNIPLSRRQVSDSIFWKHNKDGIFTVKSAYKVAKAHLRKVDWTESSSGSGGSRVWAAIWKLWIPNKIKVFGWRDVWHDSVRALQKCGTGQFDFVALLEYLLDRLDRTEVELWLVQAWLIWNQRNRVVHGGKLMELGCLNRRASELLEEFQQSQIPPPQDVYKLNYDAAVFEDSASSGFGAVIRNYTGEVMAAMTVKGLVVQGSDMAELLACRKVLEFAIDASFTVLVVEGDSVNATRWIALGTENQLAIGHVVGDIRHLAGALEWTSVSCTKRNGNRVAHELARFAQKVNVDLFWMEEVPSVAIEYVNIDASLI is encoded by the exons ATGAGTGTTTTTCAGCTTCCATGGAAATTATGTGAGGAGTTAGATGGCTTATGTGCtagattttggtggggccagGTAGGGAATGAACGGAAAATTTATTGGAAAAGTTGGGATAAACTGACATTGTCAAAGAAGGATGGTGGAATGGGGTTTCGGGACCTTAGAGCGTTTAATTTAGCTATGTTGGCCAAGCAAGGGTGGAGACTATTAAATGATACAACTTCTCTAGTCTATCAATGCTTTAAAGCAAGGTACTTCCCTAGAACTTCAGTACTTGAGGCTTCAGAGTCACCTAACtgttcttttgtgtggaggagtTTAGTGGCAGCCTTACCTATTTTAAGATTGGGACATTGTTGGCGATTGGGTGATGGACTTTCTATTAATGTCTATCGAGATAGGTGGATTCCTGAGTATCCTACTAATAAGCCCTTTTTGTCGGTGAGGGATGATGAAGAGGAAGTATGGGTGTCAAGGTTGATTAACCAAGACCTCCATGTATGGCGACGAGattttattatggctcatttcaATCGGGAAGAGGGGGAAGCTATTTGTAATATACCTTTAAGTCGAAGGCAAGTATCTGACTCTATTTTTTGGAAGCATAATAAGGATGGTATTTTCACAGTGAAGTCAGCCTACAAGGTTGCCAAAGCTCATCTGAGGAAGGTGGATTGGACTGAATCATCATCCGGCAGTGGTGGTAGTCGGGTGTGGGCTGCTATATGGAAGCTATGGATCCCTAATAAGATAAAGGTGTTTGGGTGGAGG GATGTTTGGCATGATAGTGTAAGGGCGTTGCAGAAGTGTGGGACGGGTCAGTTTGATTTTGTTGCTCTATTGGAGTATTTGCTGGACCGGCTGGATAGAACAGAGGTGGAGCTGTGGTTGGTGCAGGCATGGCTGATTTGGAACCAGCGGAACAGAGTAGTGCATGGAGGCAAATTAATGGAACTGGGCTGTTTGAATAGGCGTGCATCTGAATTGCTTGAGGAGTTTCAGCAGTCACAG ATACCCCCACCACAAGATGTGTACAAGCTCAACTATGATGCTGCGGTGTTTGAGGACTCTGCTAGCTCTGGGTTCGGTGCGGTGATCAGAAACTATACTGGAGAAGTTATGGCGGCGATGACAGTTAAAGGTCTGGTAGTCCAGGGAAGTGATATGGCTGAACTACTCGCATGTCGTAAGGTGCTAGAATTCGCCATTGATGCTAGTTTCACGGTGCTTGTAGTGGAAGGGGACAGTGTTAATGCTACAAGGTGGATTGCTTTAGGTACGGAGAACCAGTTAGCTATTGGCCATGTTGTTGGAGACATCCGGCATCTGGCAGGAGCTTTGGAATGGACGTCTGTGAGCTGCACTAAGAGAAATGGTAATAGGGTAGCACATGAGCTTGCTAGGTTTGCCCAAAAGGTTAATGTTGATTTATTTTGGATGGAAGAGGTTCCATCAGTTGCTATTGAGTATGTAAACATTGATGCTTCCTTGATTTAA
- the LOC126720694 gene encoding elongation factor 2 isoform X2, giving the protein MTDTRADEAERGITIKSTGISLYYEMSTESLKSYKGERNGNEYLINLIDSPGHVDFSSEVTAALRITDGALVVVDCVEGVCVQTETVLRQALGERIRPVLTVNKMDRCFLELQVDGEEAYQTFQRVIENANVIMATYEDPLLGDVQVYPEKGTVAFSAGLHGWAFTLTNFAKMYASKFGVDESKMMERLWGENFFDPATKKWTTKNTGSATCKRGFVQFCYEPIKQIINTCMNDQKDKLWPMLTKLGVTMKSEEKDLMGKALMKRVMQTWLPASSALLEMMIFHLPSPSTAQRYRVENLYEGPLDDAYATAIRNCDPDGPLMLYVSKMIPASDKGRFFAFGRVFAGRVSTGLKVRIMGPNFVPGEKKDLYVKSVQRTVIWMGKKQETVEDVPCGNTVALVGLDQYITKNATLTNEKEVDAHPIRAMKFSVSPVVRVAVQCKVASDLPKLVEGLKRLAKSDPMVVCSIEESGEHIIAGAGELHLEICLKDLQDDFMGGAEIIKSDPVVSFRETVLEKSSRTVMSKSPNKHNRLYMEARPLEDGLAEAIDDGRIGPRDDPKVRSKILAEEFGWDKDLAKKIWCFGPETTGPNMVVDMCKGVQYLNEIKDSVVAGFQWASKEGALAEENMRGICFEVCDVVLHADAIHRGGGQVIPTARRVIYASQLTAKPRLLEPVYLVEIQAPEQALGGIYSVLNQKRGHVFEEMQRPGTPLYNIKAYLPVVESFGFSSTLRAATSGQAFPQCVFDHWDMMSSDPLEAGTQASQLVIDIRKRKGLKEQMTPLSEFEDKL; this is encoded by the coding sequence ATGACAGATACCCGTGCAGATGAGGCAGAGCGTGGAATTACCATCAAATCCACGGGTATCTCCCTCTATTATGAGATGAGTACTGAGTCTCTAAAGAGCTACAAGGGAGAGCGTAATGGAAATGAGTACCTGATCAATCTCATCGATTCCCCCGGACACGTTGACTTCTCATCCGAGGTCACAGCTGCTCTTCGTATTACTGATGGTGCACTCGTGGTCGTTGACTGTGTTGAAGGTGTTTGTGTCCAAACAGAAACTGTGCTCCGACAAGCCTTGGGTGAAAGGATTAGGCCTGTCTTGACTGTTAACAAGATGGACAGGTGTTTCCTTGAGCTCCAGGTTGATGGAGAGGAGGCTTACCAAACATTCCAGAGGGTTATTGAGAATGCTAATGTCATTATGGCTACCTATGAAGATCCCCTCCTTGGTGATGTCCAGGTCTACCCCGAGAAAGGAACTGTTGCTTTCTCTGCTGGTTTGCACGGCTGGGCTTTTACTCTAACCAATTTTGCCAAGATGTATGCTTCCAAGTTTGGAGTTGATGAGTCCAAGATGATGGAGCGCCTCTGGGGCGAGAACTTCTTTGACCCTGCTACCAAGAAGTGGACAACTAAGAACACTGGCTCTGCTACCTGCAAGCGTGGTTTCGTTCAGTTCTGTTATGAACCCATCAAGCAGATTATCAACACTTGCATGAATGATCAGAAGGACAAACTGTGGCCCATGCTGACAAAGCTTGGTGTTACCATGAAGTCTGAAGAGAAGGACTTAATGGGGAAGGCATTGATGAAGCGTGTCATGCAGACCTGGCTCCCAGCAAGTAGTGCTCTCTTGGAAATGATGATCTTTCACCTTCCATCCCCTTCCACGGCCCAAAGGTATCGTGTTGAAAACTTGTATGAGGGTCCCCTTGATGATGCTTATGCTACTGCTATCCGGAACTGCGATCCAGATGGGCCTCTCATGCTCTACGTATCAAAAATGATTCCTGCCTCTGATAAGGGTAGGTTCTTTGCTTTTGGCCGTGTCTTTGCTGGCAGGGTCTCTACAGGTTTGAAGGTTAGAATTATGGGTCCAAACTTCGTCCCTGGTGAAAAGAAGGACCTTTATGTTAAAAGTGTGCAGAGGACTGTTATCTGGATGGGGAAGAAGCAGGAAACTGTTGAGGATGTGCCTTGTGGTAACACAGTTGCTTTGGTTGGATTGGATCAATATATCACCAAGAATGCTACTTTGACAAATGAGAAGGAGGTTGATGCACACCCAATCCGAGCCATGAAGTTTTCTGTGTCACCTGTTGTCCGTGTGGCTGTTCAATGCAAGGTTGCATCTGACCTTCCCAAGCTTGTTGAAGGTCTGAAACGTTTGGCCAAGTCAGATCCTATGGTTGTATGTTCTATTGAAGAGTCTGGAGAGCACATCATTGCTGGTGCAGGAGAACTCCACCTTGAAATCTGTTTGAAGGATTTGCAGGATGATTTCATGGGTGGAGCAGAAATTATTAAGTCTGACCCTGTTGTGTCCTTCCGTGAGACAGTCCTTGAGAAGTCTTCCCGTACTGTAATGAGCAAGTCACCCAACAAGCATAACCGTCTGTACATGGAAGCACGTCCCTTGGAAGATGGGCTTGCAGAGGCCATTGATGACGGCCGTATTGGTCCAAGGGATGATCCTAAAGTTCGTTCCAAAATCTTGGCTGAGGAATTTGGCTGGGATAAGGATCTTGCAAAGAAAATCTGGTGTTTTGGCCCTGAGACCACTGGACCTAATATGGTGGTTGATATGTGTAAGGGAGTCCAGTACCTCAATGAAATCAAGGATTCTGTTGTTGCTGGGTTTCAGTGGGCTTCTAAGGAAGGTGCACTGGCTGAAGAAAACATGAGAGGTATCTGTTTTGAAGTCTGTGATGTCGTGCTTCATGCTGATGCCATCCACAGAGGTGGTGGTCAGGTAATTCCTACTGCCAGGAGGGTTATTTATGCTTCCCAGCTGACTGCCAAGCCCAGGCTTCTTGAGCCTGTGTATCTGGTGGAGATTCAAGCTCCTGAGCAGGCACTCGGTGGTATCTACAGTGTTCTTAATCAGAAACGTGGACATGTGTTTGAGGAAATGCAGAGGCCTGGTACTCCACTCTACAACATCAAGGCATATTTACCCGTCGTTGAGTCTTTTGGATTCTCAAGCACTTTGAGAGCTGCAACCTCAGGGCAGGCTTTCCCACAATGTGTCTTTGATCACTGGGACATGATGTCTTCTGATCCGTTGGAAGCTGGTACACAGGCTTCGCAGCTTGTAATAGACATCCGCAAGAGGAAGGGTTTGAAGGAGCAGATGACACCGTTGTCTGAGTTTGAGGACAAGCTATAA
- the LOC126720694 gene encoding elongation factor 2 isoform X1, with translation MVKFTADELRRIMDYKHNIRNMSVIAHVDHGKSTLTDSLVAAAGIIAQEVAGDVRMTDTRADEAERGITIKSTGISLYYEMSTESLKSYKGERNGNEYLINLIDSPGHVDFSSEVTAALRITDGALVVVDCVEGVCVQTETVLRQALGERIRPVLTVNKMDRCFLELQVDGEEAYQTFQRVIENANVIMATYEDPLLGDVQVYPEKGTVAFSAGLHGWAFTLTNFAKMYASKFGVDESKMMERLWGENFFDPATKKWTTKNTGSATCKRGFVQFCYEPIKQIINTCMNDQKDKLWPMLTKLGVTMKSEEKDLMGKALMKRVMQTWLPASSALLEMMIFHLPSPSTAQRYRVENLYEGPLDDAYATAIRNCDPDGPLMLYVSKMIPASDKGRFFAFGRVFAGRVSTGLKVRIMGPNFVPGEKKDLYVKSVQRTVIWMGKKQETVEDVPCGNTVALVGLDQYITKNATLTNEKEVDAHPIRAMKFSVSPVVRVAVQCKVASDLPKLVEGLKRLAKSDPMVVCSIEESGEHIIAGAGELHLEICLKDLQDDFMGGAEIIKSDPVVSFRETVLEKSSRTVMSKSPNKHNRLYMEARPLEDGLAEAIDDGRIGPRDDPKVRSKILAEEFGWDKDLAKKIWCFGPETTGPNMVVDMCKGVQYLNEIKDSVVAGFQWASKEGALAEENMRGICFEVCDVVLHADAIHRGGGQVIPTARRVIYASQLTAKPRLLEPVYLVEIQAPEQALGGIYSVLNQKRGHVFEEMQRPGTPLYNIKAYLPVVESFGFSSTLRAATSGQAFPQCVFDHWDMMSSDPLEAGTQASQLVIDIRKRKGLKEQMTPLSEFEDKL, from the exons ATG GTGAAGTTCACAGCTGATGAGCTCCGCAGAATTATGGACTACAAACATAACATCCGTAACATGTCTGTCATTGCCCATGTTGATCATG GGAAGTCAACACTTACCGATTCTCTTGTGGCTGCTGCTGGTATCATTGCTCAAGAAGTTGCTGGTGATGTCCGTATGACAGATACCCGTGCAGATGAGGCAGAGCGTGGAATTACCATCAAATCCACGGGTATCTCCCTCTATTATGAGATGAGTACTGAGTCTCTAAAGAGCTACAAGGGAGAGCGTAATGGAAATGAGTACCTGATCAATCTCATCGATTCCCCCGGACACGTTGACTTCTCATCCGAGGTCACAGCTGCTCTTCGTATTACTGATGGTGCACTCGTGGTCGTTGACTGTGTTGAAGGTGTTTGTGTCCAAACAGAAACTGTGCTCCGACAAGCCTTGGGTGAAAGGATTAGGCCTGTCTTGACTGTTAACAAGATGGACAGGTGTTTCCTTGAGCTCCAGGTTGATGGAGAGGAGGCTTACCAAACATTCCAGAGGGTTATTGAGAATGCTAATGTCATTATGGCTACCTATGAAGATCCCCTCCTTGGTGATGTCCAGGTCTACCCCGAGAAAGGAACTGTTGCTTTCTCTGCTGGTTTGCACGGCTGGGCTTTTACTCTAACCAATTTTGCCAAGATGTATGCTTCCAAGTTTGGAGTTGATGAGTCCAAGATGATGGAGCGCCTCTGGGGCGAGAACTTCTTTGACCCTGCTACCAAGAAGTGGACAACTAAGAACACTGGCTCTGCTACCTGCAAGCGTGGTTTCGTTCAGTTCTGTTATGAACCCATCAAGCAGATTATCAACACTTGCATGAATGATCAGAAGGACAAACTGTGGCCCATGCTGACAAAGCTTGGTGTTACCATGAAGTCTGAAGAGAAGGACTTAATGGGGAAGGCATTGATGAAGCGTGTCATGCAGACCTGGCTCCCAGCAAGTAGTGCTCTCTTGGAAATGATGATCTTTCACCTTCCATCCCCTTCCACGGCCCAAAGGTATCGTGTTGAAAACTTGTATGAGGGTCCCCTTGATGATGCTTATGCTACTGCTATCCGGAACTGCGATCCAGATGGGCCTCTCATGCTCTACGTATCAAAAATGATTCCTGCCTCTGATAAGGGTAGGTTCTTTGCTTTTGGCCGTGTCTTTGCTGGCAGGGTCTCTACAGGTTTGAAGGTTAGAATTATGGGTCCAAACTTCGTCCCTGGTGAAAAGAAGGACCTTTATGTTAAAAGTGTGCAGAGGACTGTTATCTGGATGGGGAAGAAGCAGGAAACTGTTGAGGATGTGCCTTGTGGTAACACAGTTGCTTTGGTTGGATTGGATCAATATATCACCAAGAATGCTACTTTGACAAATGAGAAGGAGGTTGATGCACACCCAATCCGAGCCATGAAGTTTTCTGTGTCACCTGTTGTCCGTGTGGCTGTTCAATGCAAGGTTGCATCTGACCTTCCCAAGCTTGTTGAAGGTCTGAAACGTTTGGCCAAGTCAGATCCTATGGTTGTATGTTCTATTGAAGAGTCTGGAGAGCACATCATTGCTGGTGCAGGAGAACTCCACCTTGAAATCTGTTTGAAGGATTTGCAGGATGATTTCATGGGTGGAGCAGAAATTATTAAGTCTGACCCTGTTGTGTCCTTCCGTGAGACAGTCCTTGAGAAGTCTTCCCGTACTGTAATGAGCAAGTCACCCAACAAGCATAACCGTCTGTACATGGAAGCACGTCCCTTGGAAGATGGGCTTGCAGAGGCCATTGATGACGGCCGTATTGGTCCAAGGGATGATCCTAAAGTTCGTTCCAAAATCTTGGCTGAGGAATTTGGCTGGGATAAGGATCTTGCAAAGAAAATCTGGTGTTTTGGCCCTGAGACCACTGGACCTAATATGGTGGTTGATATGTGTAAGGGAGTCCAGTACCTCAATGAAATCAAGGATTCTGTTGTTGCTGGGTTTCAGTGGGCTTCTAAGGAAGGTGCACTGGCTGAAGAAAACATGAGAGGTATCTGTTTTGAAGTCTGTGATGTCGTGCTTCATGCTGATGCCATCCACAGAGGTGGTGGTCAGGTAATTCCTACTGCCAGGAGGGTTATTTATGCTTCCCAGCTGACTGCCAAGCCCAGGCTTCTTGAGCCTGTGTATCTGGTGGAGATTCAAGCTCCTGAGCAGGCACTCGGTGGTATCTACAGTGTTCTTAATCAGAAACGTGGACATGTGTTTGAGGAAATGCAGAGGCCTGGTACTCCACTCTACAACATCAAGGCATATTTACCCGTCGTTGAGTCTTTTGGATTCTCAAGCACTTTGAGAGCTGCAACCTCAGGGCAGGCTTTCCCACAATGTGTCTTTGATCACTGGGACATGATGTCTTCTGATCCGTTGGAAGCTGGTACACAGGCTTCGCAGCTTGTAATAGACATCCGCAAGAGGAAGGGTTTGAAGGAGCAGATGACACCGTTGTCTGAGTTTGAGGACAAGCTATAA